The DNA sequence CGTGGTTTACTATTCCTATCTGACACAGCTTAGTATGGGCTACGCATGATGAAACTCTTGCCTCATGAAATGCGGGTCACACCCAAATGGGATGAAATGCTAACAAGGCTCGTTAGAATATCTATGTCCGAGTCGCCCTTCTTGCTCCTCCACCATGATATGCTTGCAATTTACGTGGCCATTACTCTTGTTCTGTCCGTGCCAGGTACCTCGAGCGGTTACGTAAACCAGATCCGGTTGTATGTAATCAAACGCATGCCTCTCTGAAACTGTCCACAATCTAACAGCAACAGTCCTTCCCCTCTATGGGCAGAGCTGGGTGGGAAGGACAAACGTGTGCAAGGCGTATGGTACCAGCTTGCAAGAGTCTATAGCTGTCACAGTGAGGGGGATGCACAAACGTTGAATTCTAGTTCTTGTATTTGAATGGAATGAAAGAAACTTTCAGGCCCCAGAAACAATTGTGCCAAATACACCGTTTGGGGAATTTGGAATCAAATTTTGCTTCTAATTTGTGTATCACACCCTGTCtcattgtgttttggtttttttaacacatctgACACTActatatttatgttttagtaAAAATGCATAATAGTTTGTCCCCTTCTGTCTTCAGAAATTAATCAGGAACAATCTGGGCCTCTCCTTTGTGCTGATGCCCTCAAAATAGTGTCTGATTAAAAAGTCCCACTGATTCGATGATAACAGTTTTGCTGTACCTACTGTCATACGTATTAAAACGTTAACAACAAACTTAGTAGGTTCACGGGTTTCCCATACTTGTTGTGCATCCAGTGTAATTAATCATTCTTGAACCCAGATACAACACACAAGTTGTATGCCAGATCATTGATAGACAGAGTTTCAGGCTTTTGACAGAGGCCGTGGTGTACTGATGATCTGATCTATTCCCCCctggaatacacacacacacactgtccggCATGTTTGTGGCTCGATAAATGAGCAGAGATTGTCAGTGTAGATGTAAGAGAAGCATGATGAAAGGGGTCCGGGTTTCCCTcgagaggcaggcagagagcCCACTGTTTCAGGCCGTTGCCTTGAGGAATCTGCTCAGCCCTTTGCACTGCTGTCTGGTTCTATACTGATCCTCCAAACTCAGCCAAAATGTACTTTTCAGGCTTAATGGccttatattatatattataaccTATATTCAAAATGTCATCGCAGGGTCGTTTGTACACGGGATACTCGACTCTCCCCGTATTTTCCAGCAGCCATGGTCTTCCTCCTAATATCCCTGACTGTGCTACATCTGGTCACCTTGGCCATGCTCATCATCGCCACCCTGGAGAAGGTGAGATGCTCATGCAAACGGCAGCGTTAGCTCGAGTTGCCCCTATTCTACCAATAGATGTCACTATTAACCCACATGTATAATATGAAGAAaaccaaaccccaaaaaatgctGCACATCAACACACTGAGTTTTTgtgcagagagtcacagagaaactgtctttgaaaatcaaatacagcagtatttaaaaaaaatatgattgtgtgtgcCAAATTACTTTAACAAAgaccaagtaaaaaaaactcagactttctttctttctttctttctgcagtcCTGGTGGATATGGGCCGATTCAGAAATCTCAGACCTCTGGTACAACTGCTTCCATGATAATGCCACAAAGACCTGGCTGTGCGCTGCTTCAAATGAAAGCGGTAAATCAGCGAGTTGACctgcatttgggttttttttcgttAAGTGGCGATATGGTGAATTTTCTCATCGTTGTCTGAAAGCTTTTTTCGTTTTTACTTGTGCGTCAGTGTCGTGTCCCTGTTCCCTCCCCAGACTGGCTGCAGTCTGTCCAGGCCCTCATGGTCCTCTCCGTggtcttctcctccatctccttcctgGTGTTTGTGGGCCAGCTGGTCACCATGTCCGTGGGAGGACTCTTCTACTTCACGGGCCTCTGCCAGGCCTTTGCAGGTGTTTTGAATGCTTATTCCTTAATCCACATGAAATGGCACAAACCTGATGACATTTTATGCTGttactcattcattcatttgaaaaaattctTGT is a window from the Scophthalmus maximus strain ysfricsl-2021 chromosome 6, ASM2237912v1, whole genome shotgun sequence genome containing:
- the LOC118309922 gene encoding epithelial membrane protein 3; the encoded protein is MVFLLISLTVLHLVTLAMLIIATLEKSWWIWADSEISDLWYNCFHDNATKTWLCAASNESDWLQSVQALMVLSVVFSSISFLVFVGQLVTMSVGGLFYFTGLCQAFAGFTDFAGCLIFTFHRKEILDDSRDLSKGHFGYCFILAWLCVPLLLVSGVLYVHLRKKQ